One Vanessa cardui chromosome 22, ilVanCard2.1, whole genome shotgun sequence DNA window includes the following coding sequences:
- the LOC124539229 gene encoding uncharacterized protein LOC124539229, producing the protein MSHKVVAILAMLAVSSAEKEQTRWSRQISSYTSDISDWVPLRVPMERDLPQIKRQAVAEPRILSEPFAGFVRPTGFSQDSFPSRTFYNSPTNRQLYLQSVPSAPQNYLSDQGFSQGLRFGLTQPNFPLSQGFVTPQFNFDNVPNQIKSRPQTGSNPIKFESSFKTSQPSQSPSPNPPILKPFNQPLKQKPEIPKFVDGYRAENSSELNFANKQTQSSQKVKFDNTNLSKESFGSPKMKVEREEVQLLYVPLESLNRGQFNFRSPLTSAQLVNTELYNQNHRSNPLMQNLAGEFHGPVMKPLETYHSQEFLTNFNSQLHEVSPFSKFSTITTPFSTTAPTTAKPKKLKPHQPPLAIFLTQDAKKEDQVKVGDVLYSLKNANTVPVLDSVNPLNAPKVFIGPSSLSPPDTYVKFELPYLSNIENSDKKLRQLPFFVAPLSYNTPQGFAKIPFPSPHVGSVVINSLIKDTTSTNKAITGNTNIYTHSYSEPTFKQEQKVVTQKPKVSYYTTSSPKTNSALYEQNYYSIEPQSVSTLGPFKEPESSIGSQSTPLKSGSYFLSNMQNQYKPTQFINFPQDTRFKAQPIQDTRYKAEPIKTLNTYKVDTTSTPRTTVTSTTKLPTTHSSQLLETHNPYSINQAFHFSTPLDYHNFFDEYKEPYATPGTNQSPSPSTIPITPAPLQTTKSEEREQPQQQSYQPTQQSIPDYLQNQTIEYHRESEQQKLKYPAFNRNEYSSKIESFPQNQYSNSAVSVNENTQTIRDDSDLNTKKAESSQQEYENYTNTANIESDSLPNYDQSTKSSPKYNTYDENYNSYDLQSSTTSSTSTTTRRSPIRTRGRPRYPTTKSESGESSTRATITRRPLRERKPLPSRSRYEPNKITTEKPVKNQFESNESTTKSSRTRTRGRVHYKPSDTDDIYTKRNKQRSKEDDLAYQRDVLHQNYPVTLMERTSTADIEAITEPSEKLISTNNVNIIKTEDTEDAYSNDKVSITEPINRDFKDLSQQYTTAVDTVTDAPYEQKVHADEDHIYRLKGKQTHDGAELSYDEGNGDSYSVQTSPEYKIDHQDDLSTNSANPITEQNAPINSFDEIQSKEKEELTTSAEAEENTKIENEEISHEQEPEENVVETTPSYNRVRVRPGVIRQYHQSSSSDSSRLKNERRKPLQAITYRPAFDKRRTTMKIEEIEADLKTKQIHIRPEFQDYKQPVYKPEPSTESVVTSTTQETSTKRSQFRRRRPNYGMTSTEGTVPRRTYEIKNRFRGRRPTEKPTENPEIETEVTTVKSNVHSRYSHRPRLSERYNQKPETDDQASEDQDSNYSINRPKYVAPESDRWSPKISKDSFKPFNPNNIADDIKVEQSTSKSKNEELDIITARNEYEDILISVTPATNNRVQKKISDIPPTLEAFVEQSKVTKVDSDSMSTFESMLEEVMKNLEEQDENEYTGNVMKHKGGEIGEIPPERIISSGENYSLKSTTPLQEETTTTSPDNSSLSVTEEVPSRNNRRRGFWKRVKKVRPVNEEIEVAESQYYSNAVNQLGQPISKKLLEKPRKDNVKATTYKPNYQFLKDFFDIDDDQIDAIPNIDIPKITNSHIENDAEVLKDNLQSSIQTDVKDDRLAESISPGDMDLGTGSPDPTLDDSAFYSDPTEPSSIATASIDRSDGFSFMDYIFGKTASDNIESVRNETTKSIKETETPTTPQAKYASTETEIAKVKATTESTYIPEEITAEIINDGNEEGTVTETVTRIETRTTNNYFLSEEKKVKENPAINVETSSISSFMDPTSVVSTSMSTEISHETEICFRGKCIKTNKNLL; encoded by the exons aTGTCGCATAAAGTAGTGGCCATTTTGGCCATGCTGGCTGTTTCTTCAGCGGAAAAAGAACAAACGAGATGGTCCCGCCAAATCAGCTCATATACATCGGACATTAGCGATTGGGTTCCCCTTAGAGTCCCCATGGAAAGAGATTTACCTCAAATAAAAAGACAAGCAGTAGCGGAGCCCAGAATATTGTCTGAACCCTTTGCTGGGTTTGTTAGACCAACTGGATTCAGTCAGGATAGTTTTCCTTCAAGGACATTCTATAACTCTCCAACGAATCGACAGCTTTATCTTCAGTCAGTTCCTTCTGCACCACAAAATTATCTTTCTGATCAAGGATTCAGCCAAGGATTAAGATTTGGATTAACGCAACCGAATTTTCCTCTAAGTCAAGGCTTTGTCACACCCCAATTTAACTTTGACAATGtaccaaatcaaataaaatcaaggCCGCAAACGGGTTCGAATCCGATAAAATTTGAATCATCTTTTAAAACGAGCCAACCTTCGCAATCTCCGAGTCCGAATCCTCCAATTTTAAAGCCTTTTAATCAGCCACTAAAACAAAAGCCCGAAATACCGAAATTCGTGGATGGCTATCGTGCAGAAAACAGCAGCGAATTAAATTTTGCTAATAAACAAACGCAATCATCACAAAAAGTTAAATTCGATAACACAAACCTATCTAAAGAGTCATTCGGGTCACCGAAAATGAAGGTTGAAAGGGAAGAAGTTCAATTACTGTATGTTCCTTTAGAGTCTCTTAATAGAGGACAATTTAACTTTAGGAGTCCATTGACATCAGCACAACTAGTGAATACGGAACTTTACAATCAGAATCATAGATCGAATCCATTAATGCAAAATCTCGCAGGAGAATTTCATGGACCTGTCATGAAACCCTTAGAGACGTATCATTCACAAGAATTTTTGACGAATTTTAATAGTCAATTGCATGAAGTGagtccattttcaaaattttcaacTATAACAACTCCATTCTCAACTACTGCTCCAACGACAGCTAAGCCAAAAAAATTGAAACCACATCAACCACCTCTAGCAATTTTTCTCACTCAAGACGCAAAGAAAGAAGATCAAGTTAAAGTTGGAGATGTACTATACTCATTAAAAAATGCTAATACAGTTCCAGTTTTAGATTCTGTTAATCCTCTGAACGCACCAAAGGTGTTCATTGGACCCTCATCTCTATCACCACCTGACACCTACGTCAAATTCGAACTTCCATATTTGTCTAATATTGAAAATAGTGACAAGAAGTTAAGACAACTTCCATTTTTTGTTGCACCGCTTAGCTACAATACACCTCAAGGATTTGCTAAAATTCCGTTTCCATCACCACACGTAGGGTCTGTTGTAATAAATTCACTTATCAAGGATACCACGTCAACAAATAAAGCCATAACTggaaatactaatatttatacacattcATATTCTGAGCCAACATTTAAACAAGAGCAAAAAGTAGTAACCCAAAAACCTAAAGTAAGTTACTATACCACTTCTTCTCCGAAAACAAATTCGGCGTTAtatgaacaaaattattattcaattgaaCCTCAATCAGTAAGCACCTTAGGACCATTCAAGGAACCGGAATCTAGTATTGGCTCACAATCTACACCTTTAAAAAGTGGTTCATACTTTTTAAGCAATATGCAAAATCAATATAAGCCAACTCAATTTATTAACTTTCCACAAGATACGAGATTCAAGGCTCAACCAATACAAGATACAAGATACAAGGCTGAACCAATCAAGACCTTAAACACTTACAAGGTCGATACTACATCTACCCCAAGGACTACTGTTACTTCAACTACAAAGCTGCCGACAACTCACTCGAGTCAATTACTGGAGACTCACAATCCGTATTCCATAAACCAAGCATTCCACTTTAGCACACCATTAGATTATCATAATTTCTTTGATGAGTACAAAGAACCATATGCTACTCCAGGGACCAATCAATCACCATCACCCTCAACAATACCAATTACACCTGCGCCACTTCAAACTACTAAATCAGAAGAACGAGAACAACCTCAGCAGCAATCCTATCAGCCCACACAACAATCAATACCAGATTATTTACAAAACCAAACTATTGAATATCATCGCGAATCAGAacaacaaaaactaaaatatccCGCTTTTAACAGAAACGAATATAGCTCTAAAATTGAATCATTCCCTCAAAACCAATATTCCAATAGCGCAGTTAGTGTAAACGAAAACACCCAAACTATAAGAGATGATTCAGatctaaatacaaaaaaagcgGAGTCTTCACAACAAGAATATGAAAACTACACAAACACCGCAAACATTGAGTCTGATTCTTTACCTAATTATGATCAATCAACAAAATCTTCCCCTAAATACAACACTTACGATGAAAACTATAATTCTTACGACTTACAATCTTCAACAACTAGCAGCACTTCTACTACAACAAGAAGATCCCCCATTAGAACAAGAGGACGCCCTCGATATCCCACAACAAAGTCTGAATCTGGTGAATCATCTACTCGTGCTACAATAACAAGAAGGCCTTTACGCGAAAGGAAACCATTACCAAGTAGATCAAGGTATGAACCAAATAAAATCACAACTGAAAAACCAGtaaaaaatcaatttgaatCCAACGAAAGTACGACTAAATCAAGTAGAACACGAACCAGAGGCAGAGTACATTATAAACCATCGGACACGGATGacatatatacaaaaagaaataaacaaagaaGTAAAGAAGACGATTTAGCTTATCAAAGAGATGTACTACACCAAAACTACCCCGTCACATTGATGGAAAGAACTAGTACTGCCGACATAGAAGCCATTACTGAACCATCTGAAAAATTAATTTCtacaaataatgtaaatattattaaaactgagGATACTGAAGACGCTTACAGCAATGATAAAGTTTCTATAACAGAACCGATCAATAGAGACTTCAAAGATTTATCGCAGCAATATACGACAGCTGTCGATACTGTGACTGATGCTCCATATGAACAAAAGGTACATGCTGATGAAGATCATATTTATCGATTAAAAGGTAAGCAAACACATGATGGTGCTGAATTATCATATGATGAAGGAAATGGGGACAGTTATTCTGTACAGACATCGCCTGAATATAAAATAGATCATCAGGACGACTTATCTACTAATTCAGCTAATCCAATAACGGAACAAAATGCTCCTATCAATTCATTCGATGAAATTCAATCTAAAGAAAAGGAGGAGTTAACAACGTCTGCTGAAGCTGAAGAAAATACTAAAATTGAAAACGAAGAAATAAGTCATGAACAAGAACCAGAAGAGAATGTTGTAGAAACGACACCATCTTATAATAGAGTAAGGGTACGTCCAGGAGTTATTAGACAATATCATCAATCTTCCTCATCGGACTCCTCAAGGTTAAAGAACGAGAGAAGGAAACCACTTCAAGCTATAACATACAGACCAGCATTTGATAAACGCCGAACTACAATGAAAATCGAGGAAATTGAAGCGGATTTGAAGACAAAACAAATTCATATAAGGCCAGAGTTTCAAGATTATAAACAACCGGTTTATAAGCCGGAACCATCAACTGAATCAGTGGTTACATCCACTACACAAGAAACTTCTACAAAACGTAGTCAATTCCGTCGTAGACGACCTAATTACGGAATGACTTCTACCGAAGGAACTGTACCTAGAAGAacctatgaaataaaaaatcgatttaGGGGCCGTCGACCCACAGAAAAGCCGACTGAAAATCCCGAGATCGaaacagaagtaacaacggtcaAAAGTAATGTGCACAGCAGATACAGCCATAGACCAAGATTGTCCGAAAGATATAATCAAAAACCGGAAACGGACGACCAAGCATCTGAAGATCAGGACTCAAATTATTCGATAAATAGACCCAAATATGTTGCGCCCGAATCAGATCGATGGTCTCCAAAAATTTCAAAGGATTCATTCAAACCATTTAATCCCAATAACATAGCAGATGATATAAAAGTTGAACAAAGTACTAGCAAGTCAAAAAATGAAGAACTTGATATAATAACGGCAAGAAATGAATATGAAGACATACTTATTTCTGTAACACCTGCTACTAACAACAGggttcagaaaaaaatatcagataTTCCACCAACATTAGAAGCTTTTGTTgaacaaagtaaagtaacaaaagTGGATTCCGACAGTATGTCTACTTTCGAAAGCATGCTCGAAGAGGTTATGAAAAATTTGGAGGAACAAGACGAAAATGAATACACGGGCAATGTGATGAAACACAAGGGTGGTGAAATAGGGGAGATTCCTCCTGAAAGAATTATTTCTTCTGGAGAAAACTATTCTCTGAAATCAACAACCCCGCTTCAAGAAGAAACGACAACGACATCGCCGGATAACTCTTCTCTTAGTGTAACTGag gAGGTCCCAAGCAGAAATAACCGTCGTCGTGGTTTTTGGAAAAGGGTAAAAAAAGTTCGACCAGTTAATGAAGAAATAGAAGTAGCCGAATCTCAATACTATTCGAATGCAGTAAATCAACTTGGCCAaccaatttcaaaaaaattattagaaaaaccaAGAAAAGACAATGTAAAAGCGACCACGTATAAGCCAAATTATCAGTTTCTCAAAGATTTCTTCGACATAGACGATGATCAGATTGATGCAATACCGAATATAGACATACCTAAAATAACAAATAGCCATATAGAGAATGATGCCGAAGTTTTGAAGGACAATTTGCAATCTAGTATCCAAACAGACGTAAAAGACGATAGACTAGCAGAATCAATAAGTCCGGGCGATATGGACCTAGGTACAGGTTCACCAGATCCTACATTAGATGATAGTGCTTTTTACAGTGACCCTACAGAGCCATCGTCTATTGCTACCGCCAGTATAGATCGATCCGATGGTTTCAGTTTTATGGATTATATATTTGGGAAAACTGCTTCTGATAACATAGAATCTGTACGAAATGAAACAACGAAATCCATTAAAGAAACTGAGACACCGACAACACCACAGGCTAAATATGCATCAACAGAAACTGAAATCGCCAAAGTAAAAGCAACAACTGAAAGTACTTACATTCCTGAAGAAATAACAGCTGAAATAATTAATGACGGCAATGAAGAAGGCACGGTAACAGAAACAGTTACAAGAATTGAAACTAGAACAACAAATAACTATTTcttatcagaagaaaaaaaagtaaaagaaaaccCTGCTATAAATGTTGAAACTTCATCAATATCCAGCTTTATGGATCCAACAAGTGTAGTCAGTACTTCCATGTCTACAGAAATATCTCACGAAACAGAGATTTGTTTTAGAGGCAAATGTATCAAAACCAacaaaaatttgttataa